In Spiroplasma chinense, a single window of DNA contains:
- a CDS encoding lipoprotein, translating into MKKFLNLLAATALVTTSASTVVSCSSTANWKTFKGWIDKQDSFILYIGARDCEYCQQFETAKDIVSSEPGNSLEDRITSLQNEYNNLTIVGNTQTDDLTGFGQALKSDLRFETFMIDEKANNFREKWSKNILDWAVDQVTNIYIDYRWGSTPGGDLIDTTVKENIAKKVAKNAFYKNGDKTSPNVGTPFFLVVRNGKLVTWTTDGYSESTETNDKLVEFDNWFNAIREDFKNPDIKSSIMSKLEDYSPDASTSESKTNFNYDQIDFNNYTNWNK; encoded by the coding sequence ATGAAGAAGTTTTTAAATTTACTGGCTGCAACAGCACTAGTAACTACTTCTGCTTCAACTGTAGTATCTTGTTCAAGTACTGCAAATTGAAAAACATTTAAAGGTTGAATTGACAAACAAGATAGCTTTATATTATATATTGGAGCTAGAGATTGTGAATATTGTCAACAATTTGAAACTGCAAAAGATATAGTTTCAAGTGAACCTGGAAATTCATTAGAAGATCGTATTACATCTTTACAAAATGAATATAATAATCTAACAATTGTTGGAAATACTCAAACTGATGATTTAACAGGATTTGGACAAGCTTTAAAAAGTGATTTACGTTTCGAAACATTTATGATCGATGAAAAAGCAAATAACTTTAGAGAAAAATGAAGTAAAAACATTTTAGATTGAGCTGTTGACCAAGTGACAAATATTTACATTGACTATAGATGAGGTTCAACACCAGGTGGTGACTTAATCGATACTACTGTAAAAGAAAATATTGCAAAAAAAGTTGCTAAAAACGCTTTTTACAAAAATGGGGATAAAACTTCACCAAACGTAGGTACACCATTCTTCTTAGTTGTAAGAAATGGAAAATTAGTAACTTGAACAACTGATGGTTATTCAGAATCAACTGAAACTAATGATAAACTTGTTGAGTTTGACAACTGATTCAATGCAATTAGAGAAGATTTCAAAAATCCAGACATTAAATCATCAATTATGAGTAAATTAGAAGATTACAGTCCTGATGCTTCAACATCAGAAAGTAAAACTAATTTCAACTATGATCAAATTGATTTTAATAACTATACAAATTGAAACAAATAA